The DNA segment acaaactttctatcTTAGGATTAATACGACCAACCAATACATGGTGAATCAACTTGCCGATGGAAATTTCATGATAATGCCATATGCGGAATCTTGTGAGATTTTGGATGAAATGTCGGACACATCATCTGCATGGAAATCCCGAGCTAATGTTCCCCAAGGTGATCCGAACGTAATTCACCTCCATAAAGAGTTGCATGACTATGAGCAAGCCATTGCCGAATTGACCACCACTATGAATCAATTAGCAAAGTctcaacttcaacaagtgcaaagtcCTAAGCAAGTCAATGCCATGGAGGGAGTAAACATGATGGTGAATAAAAGAAGGACCAAGGGTCCGCAAGTGCAAAATCGAGTGGAAAATTATGTACaagaagatagtgggtttgatcaagatgaatcttacaatgaacaagaaaaggaagtgcaatatgtgaacaactttcAAGGGCAACGAAACAATTTCCACGGCCCAAGTCAACAACAATGACGACCTTAaaacaatcaaggcaattggaattctaataaccaaggtaattggaatggtggaaacaatcaagggaattggcatAATAATAACAATCAAGAAAATAGGTAAATGGGGGAATAACAATCAAGGAAGATGGAAcaataatcaaggcaattgggggtcgggttttcaaaggcctcctatgtatcaacaaccgagcaaCCCGCCTTCTTATCCTTCCCATGGCCCAAGTTCTTCCAATAATGAAATAGGGCGAATTGAGATTATGTTCAAGCAAATGATGGAAAAGAATGCCGATTTAGATGGCCAACTTGCCTCACACAACATATCAATTCGTAACTTAGAAGTCCAAATGGGGCAAATCTCTCAAGCTCTAAATTctcgtcctaagggggcactaccaagtaaCACGGCGTTGAACCTAAAGGGTGGGAATAACACAGGACATGCCATGACCTTTACTACAAAAAGTGGAAGAGGTGGGAATGCACCTACCTCAAGTCAAAGGCAACTTCTGGATGATGAGCAAGTGGTACAAGAAGAAGAGATCCCGAACAATGTGGCGCAAGCAAATGATGAAGTGCGGATTTATATTGATGAAAATGTGGAAGAGACTCAAGAggaagtgaacccgtctagggatcaCATTATTGACATACTAGAACCGGTAGtgcaaaaggctaaggcaccattgcctaagcctcctcctccatatcctcaaaggcttgccaagAAAAATGGAGAGAATCAATTCAacaaagttcattgacatgatgaagagtctcTCGATcaatgtgccattagttgaagctTTGGAACAAATGCCCGATTATGCAAAGTTTATGAAGGATTTTGTGACAAAGAAGTGGTCAATCAATTTTGAAACTATCAAagtcactcatcaagtgagtgtaATTCTGCATTCAATGGCTCCTAAACTGGAAGATCCTGGTACTTTCACAATCCCTTGTACCATTGGAAATGCCGagtttgctaaagctctttgtgtTCATGGGGAaggtatcaatttgatgccctattcgattttcaagactttgggaattggacaaccaAGACCCATatctatgagattacaaatgaTCGATTGTACCATGAAGAGATTGTTGGGAGTAATTGAAGATGTATTAgttcgtgttgataaattcattctttTAGCGGAttttgttattcttgattgtggaGTGGACTATGAGGTGTTGATTATTCTTGGAAGTCCTTTTCTTGCTAACGGAAAGACTCTTATTGATGTGGAAGCCATAAAACTCACTTTTCAGGTGGGTGATGACAAGGTGGTATTCCACGTGTGCAAATCTATGCGGAAACAAAATAGCAATGAAGTGTGTTCTTTCGTGGACTTGGTGAACGATGTGATTGTTGATGATACAAGTGCCACAATCAATGTGTGTGATATGTTGGAGGCCGTCTTGCTAAACTTTGATGATGGCGATATGGATGGATTCATGGAATGTGCGAATTATTTGTaaggaatggggtcgtacaaCTATGAACCCCAAAAACTCTTCTTGGGTACTGAAAATAGAAAACTCCTCCTACAAAACCTTCAATAGAAGAGCCTCTaccttggagttgaagccattgcctccacatctttggtatgaatttcttggcccttgttctactttaccagttattctttcctcttgtttgactaacgtgcatGTAGATTCTACATTGgcggtgctacaaaagaggaGGAAGGCTATTGGGTGGACATTGGCAGATagtcgggggataagccccgcattttgcatgcataagataaACTTGGAGGAAGGAACCAAACCATTTATTGAACATGAAAGGAGACTAAATGAAGCCATGAAAGAGGATGTCAAAAAGGAGATTATCCAGTAGTTGGATGTCAgggttgtctaccccatttccgatagttcgtggacttctccggttcaATATGTCCCAAAGAAGGGGGCATAACGGTGGTCACCAATGACAAAGATGAGTTGATTCCCACAAGAACGGTGATCGgatggagagtgtgtatggactatcgcaagctcaacaaagtcacaaggaaggatcaTTTCCCACTTCCTTTCTTAGACTAAATAGCTTGATAGGTTGGCCGGCcgtgctttctattgctttcttgatgggTATTTGGGCTACAACCAAATCCTTATTGCTCTGGAGGATCAAGAGAAAACAACAATTACATGTCCCTATGGCACTTTCTCCTTCaagcggatgccatttggtttataCAATGCACcgacgacttttcaaaggtgtatgatggctatcttcatggacatggtggaggactaccttgaagttttcatggatgacttctcgatGGTTAGGGGTTCtaataggttacaagtactttgggcataagtactttactttacgttttaatgatctaacaaacttaccatccagaaccagataaggaacctgttacacatttacaagaccttaagatcacaaagttccagaTTGGGATCCAACATGGGATATAAATCAACTTTACAGAGTGGAAGGAACAACagagggaacaggtccctaccagttcccgaggagactgtatgaagtcaactcttaAGTTGGAAAGTTGTTGCCTACACACGTTACTATACAGGAACAGTGCAGCAGTTAACTTTCtgtggaaggctttttacctaccttgcttacatcattgtaagtgatgtcacacatgtataaatacaatcaagaaaggtaaaacaacttacttcatgagagaacaaCATAAGGAATCTGATACAATTAAGTTCCCTTGTATTCAGAATAACTAGTCATATGTCTGGTTCAATTCTCAATGAAATCAGATAAGGAAACAACAGAGGGAACAAATAGGGATTAGTTTTCCTCGTCGTTGTATAGTCAACTCTACAACTATAAAAGTTGTTGCACTGTACTATTTGGCAGGCTGCTGCACTGTACCATCTGCAGTAGTACAGCAGCAAGCTGTAGCTTGCTAAGGCCAAACTAAAGGGAACTTTATTGTATCATCCTTTATGATATTACATACAcatattatcaacatgaggcaAGGGATTTTATCTCTCCAACACttgcaaaattaaaataaaatattctctcaagtgctagccacaacctctctcaagaacaaagttgctgcaacctcaaggaccagatccaaagattgaagatatcttaagtccttaggtttgttgagtcttcgTTATTTGTTCTTGATATGTAACTCCTACATTAtcttagttagaagcattgtgtaggaaaccttttgtaaatcataaacccttgtgtttgtgtcttggctagagttagtcgagttgtgaagtctttgtaatagagttattacaaagtggcttgcaATAGTGTTGTTACAAGTTTGTGAGTGATTaaatctttgtaatagagttattacaaagtggattgtaatagtgtagttacaagttagtgggggattaagaggttaattcctaggttacaataggttgtaatctaaagtttgcttagtagtgaagttaaaatcctacaagggtaggttgTGGTTTGTTAAAATCCAACAAGGGTAGGTCGTAATTTTTAATCCCGTGAGCtgggagttttccacgtaaaattcctctATGTTATTTATTTACTACTAATTTACTGTGGGAACAAATAGAGAACCTAGTTCCCTATACTGTTTGGTCTTACAGTTTGTTGCTTACTGTTGGACCTAATAGAGAACCCGATTCTCTATACAGTTTGGTGGACGCTTACTTTTATCAGATTCCTTTTATGATTGCTTGGCTAATTTGGATAAAGTATTAGCAAGATGTGAAGAAACGAATTTGTTGATAAATAAggagaagtgtcatttcatggtcgaggaaggcattgtcctgtAAGGCCCCCTAAAAAATTTGCTCAAAAACCTGAgatctcgtagtgccaagttaggaatatgtgttagaaacACGTAATATTCTTCAGACCCTTttgattgatctgtgcattaaaaagttaaggaatacTGTTTTTCAGAAGAGAGCGTTTCTGCGAttcattatgcggtcgcataatagctatACGGATCGCATAGTCACCGCAGAGTGAggcagtttgatggttaattttgaggtcaactatgcggccaattatgtgatcgcataatgaATATGTGGgtcgcatagtcatcgcataatctccTTAGAATTTTGCGAAGGGCAGTtgtgcggtgcattatgcgaccgcagaacaggtatgcggacTGCATTCCTACTGCATACCCGGGCAGATTGTTCATGTTTTGGGGCCCATTTTGCGGTCCCTTTTGCGTATTGCAtgtcaattatgcgatcgcagatttgTATTGGGGTTCCTAATTTCTAATTTTCTGACCCGACCCCATG comes from the Nicotiana sylvestris chromosome 4, ASM39365v2, whole genome shotgun sequence genome and includes:
- the LOC138890261 gene encoding uncharacterized protein, giving the protein MMKSLSINVPLVEALEQMPDYAKFMKDFVTKKWSINFETIKVTHQVSVILHSMAPKLEDPGTFTIPCTIGNAEFAKALCVHGEGINLMPYSIFKTLGIGQPRPISMRLQMIDCTMKRLLGVIEDVLVRVDKFILLADFVILDCGVDYEVLIILGSPFLANGKTLIDVEAIKLTFQVGDDKVVFHVCKSMRKQNSNEVCSFVDLVNDVIVDDTSATINVCDMLEAVLLNFDDGDMDGFMECANYL